ACGCCAGTCGTTGCCGCAACGATAATCTATGCCACTGCTGTTTCATCTTCAGGCCGTAAACAGTAGCCGACGCCATAGATGGTACGGATGAGTTTGCGCTCATGATCACCTATCTTTTCACGTAGATTGCTCATATGTACTTCAACGATGTTTGAGTCGCCGACATACGTGAACCCCCATACCCGACTGAGCAGGGTCTCTCTGGTAAATACCCGACGGGGATGGCGCATGAATAGCTCAAGGAGTGCGAATTCGGTGGGGGTCAACTCTAATTGCCGGCCATTAAGCGTCACTTCCCGGGTTTCGGTGTCGAGGGTGAGACCGGCAATCCGCAGCACGGTTGATGGCCGACTGACACCAGCTCGCCGCAAGACAGCGTAGACGCGGGCTAATAATTCATCGAAGCTAAATGGCTTGACGATATAATCGTCGGCTCCTAATTGTAACCCCTGTACCCGCTCTTGCACCTCACCACGGGCCGTCAGCATGATGATGGGTAGCGTGCTGGAACGAGCGCGCAGGCGCCGACAAACAACCATGCCGTCGATGTCGGGGAGCATCAGATCAAGGATGACCAGATCAACCTCTTGCTCTTCGCTCACTTGTAAACCGCTCCGCCCTTCGGTTGTCACAGTGACCCGCATACCTTCATACGTTAAGCCAACGCGGAGGGATTCGGCGATGGTTGGCTCATCTTCGATAACCAGAATGTGTAATTCGCGATCAGTTTCTGTTGATTTCATAAAACTACCCCTGACTCGTAGCAGCCGTTGCGGTTGAAATGGAATTCGGATGCGACCATCGTGGTCGCACCCAAACCTTCCGACAGCATCACAATAAGCGTTGCCTTCTTGCTACGGAATGACGATTACCGTGCCGGTTGCAAGATTGGTAATGGTGTCGGGTTTGATATGTACATCACCGTATTTACCGGTTTTGCGCACACCAGCTACCTGTACCGCAGAACCAGGCGGGATCGTGTTCGTGATAGCTGCCGATAGGTGTGGTGGTGTGCGTACCTCATCGCCGGTAGTGAGCACAAAGCCATCAATTCGGCCACTGCGGCTATAGGTGTAGTTTACCACCTGGCCTTCCAGGTTGACGACCTCTTCGATGACTAAACGGGCGTTCGTGGTCAGGTTGGTAATAACCTGTGCCTTGACGTGGATTTCACCCCGGCGGCCAATACGCTGGCGGCCATCTACCTGTACCGACGAGCCGATGGTTATGGTCTGGGAAAGTTCCCATTCCCAATGCTTTGGTGTACGGACTTCGACACCGCTATCGAGATAGAAGCCATCTATTTCGCCCCGTGGCGCATAGTTGAACGACACGACCGTTCCGGTGACAGTGATTGGAGTGTCGGGCTGGCCCGGTCGAGCATGCACTGCACCGGCAGGCCAGGTCAGTGCACCGAGCGTCGCAATGCCGAGTAACATAGCGAGATAACGTATCATCGTTGTATCCTTTCCTTGCCGTCCTCATTGCTGTCGGCAAAGGCAGTATACCGATCAAGCCTGAATAGAAACCGAAGAAAAACTGAAGAGATTCTGAAGATGCGGGTAAGGCCAATCCATTCAATGTACAGCATGTGTTCAGCGTTATTGGTGCACGGTGCGGAGGATGTTGTGGGTATTGACGAGCAGAATGCACCTCAAGCATTGCTGGATCGCTAGCCCAACAATTTCCAGGTCTGATCGCGGAGCGAGAAGCCATGCTTCAGTACGCTACACCTGTGCTATCCATCAGGTACGTGTATCTCCGCAGTTCAGGTTTTACCCTCTTCGTTTTTACGGTATCTGGTTTACAAAATCACTATATTAGAGTATACTTACTAGCAGCTTGAGATAGTTCTTCATTCGGCAAGGAGCTACGAAGATGGATATGGCTGGCGTAATCATGTTGACCCAGGGCTTACTGGTGTTAGTCATTGCCGCTTTGGTTTGGCCGCTGATCGCATATGTGTCGCGTCCCCGACGCCAGCGCATTCAACGAACACCATCCGACCGCATCCATCAGCCGACTTCGTTTCGCGCCTCACGTGAAGGGTAAGCGATGTAGCACAATCAGGGTCAACACGAGCGTATTTGCTACTCAACATAATGTTGCCTACCGATAGCCCTCTGCCTGCATGTGGAACAGCCGTGCGTAAGTGCCATCACGGGCCAGTAATTCCTGATGGGTACCCATCTCGGTGATCTGCCCGTGTTCGAGCACCACAATCCGGTCTGCCATCCGTACCGTCGAGAAGCGATGGCTAATCAACACCGCAATCCGTCCGGCAGTTAAATCACGAAAGCGCTGAAAGATTTCGTATTCACGCTCGGCATCGAGCGCAGCCGTTGGCTCATCGAGCACCAGGATTTCGCTATCACGCATAAAGGCGCGGCCAAGCGCTATCTTCTGCCATTGCCCACCCGACAGTTCGGCCCCATTTTCAAACCAGCGTCCCAGCATCGTCTCGTAGCCGTCAGGCAAATGACGCAGCACTTCATCAGCCCCGCCCCGCTCGGCTGCCGAACGGATGCGCGGTTCGTTAGCCAGATCATCAATCTGACCAAACCCAATATTCTCGCGCGCAGTGGCCTGATAGCGAACAAAGTCTTGAAAAATGACGCCAATCCGCTGGCGTAATTGCTCAAGATCATAATCGCGCAGATCGACACCATCGAGCAGAATCTGACCTTCAGTCGGATCGTACAGTCGGGTCAACAGCTTGATTAAGGTCGTCTTGCCGGCCCCATTTGCGCCTACGAGGGCGATCTTCTCGCCCGGTGCAATGTGCAGATTGATCGAGCGCAATGCCCAATCTTCCCGGTCGGGATAACGAAAACTGACATTACGGAACTCAATGCCGTGGCGGATGATGGGTGGTACCGGGAGATTGCGACCACTGCGCATCTGTGGCTCCAGCGCCAGAAAATCGAATAGATTTCCCAAAAACAATCCACCTTCGTAGAGCTGCGCCAGATTGCCGAACAAGGTCTGCACGACTGACTGACTTTGGCGAAACAGGGTCAAATAGAAGGTCATGCCGCCAATGGTAATTGCGCCAGCCACTGTTTGCCAGATGATCCATCCGTATGCGACGTAATAACCGGCGCTGGCTACGACCCCCCACACCATGCTGATCAGCGAACGGCGGCGGGCCAGAGCTGCATCTTCAGTGAAGAAGCGTTGATACTGTTCCTGATGGCGTTGCAGCAGTGGCAAACCAAGTGCGAACAATTTTACCTCTTTCGCCGCAGTATCAACGGTCAGCAGATGTTCAAGGTACTGCATGCGGCGAAATTCTGGTGCGCGCCAGGTCAGTAAGCGAAACCGTAACTGGCTAAAATGAGTCTGAGCGAGAAAGGCCGGAATGGTTGCGCCAAACAAGATCAACGCTATGAGAGGGCTAAACCAGAGCAGACTGGCCGCAAACGAGCCAAGGGTCAATATTTGTTGAATGGCGCTGAATGCGGTGTTCACCATTGCCATGGCCCGCCAGTTGGTTTCGCGACGTGCGTTTTGCAACTTGTCATAATACTGAGCATCTTCAAAATAGTGCAGATCGAGGAGCAGCGCTTTTTGCATAATCATGACGTTGACCATATTGCTCAGCCGGGCATTCAAGATGTGTTCACTCAGCGTTCGCATCTGCATCAGCACTGCTCCCAGCGTAATCAGCCCGAATTCACCCAACAACCACGGCAACGTTTGCTCAAGGCCACTCAACGCGGTAAGACCCTGTTGCACAGCCGCAACAACGGTATCAACAATCTGTTTAGCCATATACGCCTGCGCCAGTGGCAACCCTGCGGCCAGCAGCGTGATACATGCCATCGCAATCGTATGGGTGCGATCAGCCTGCCAGACCAGGCGGAAGGCTGCGGGAACATTGCGTAAGGCTTTACGGGTCTCTTGTACCCATTGCCGCCAGGTTTGTGGACGTGATCGGACAGGGAATGGACGCGGACGACCGCCAAATGGACGAGACATACCAGCTCCGTGTGCTTTGTGGTACCCAGGATGGGTAGCAGTGTGTTAGCATGATACGCTAATCGCCGCGCAACTTTTCAGCCCGGTTGCGCGTTTAATCAGAGAGTGTTACCAGTCGGGTAACGCAGGTTTTCTGCATGCAAGAATAATGCGCTTGTGCAACCCGTTCAACCGCGGAGTATGGCTATGGAGACAATCATTGCGCTGGCCAGCTCATTGGGTCTGGCAACGGCTACCGGTCTTAATGCGTATCTTCCTCTCCTCACCGTCAGTGTTCTCTCCCGCCTTGGCCTGATTCAATTGGGTGAACCGTTCGATCTGCTCTCACACCCGATCACGATGATTGTGCTGGTGATACTGGCCATTGTCGATTTTATCGGCGACAAAGTCCCGGCGGTTGATAGTGTCCTGCACATTATCGGCCTGGTTATCAGTCCAATTGCCGGCGCAATCGTTGCCCTGGCTGCCTCAAGTGATATTGTCGCTATCCATCCAGCAGTTGTTGCCGGTGCGGCGATCATTGCCGCTGCTGGTACCCAGAGTGCGCGCACCAGTATTCGTCCGGCGGTGACTGCTGCTACCGGAGGGACAGCCAACTCATTTGTGAGCTTTCTGGAAGATGCGCTGTCGTTTGTACTCAGCCTGTTATCGATCTTCTTACCGGTGCTGGCGTTCGTTATTGCCCTGATCCTGGCGTTTGTTGCTTTTCGTTTCATTCGCGGTGCTGTACGCGTCTGGCGCGAAGCAAACCCGCGGCGCAACGGCGTTTCGCGTGTACGGTGAAGATGAGGGTTTGATCGTTGACCGGTTACATACGTGGTAAAGGCGATCTGAATTAATCAGTGCAGTAAATATAAGGTTGCAACAACAGCAACCGCTTGCGCTGTAGATTCCCAATCGCTTGCACGAGTTCTATCGCCGATACGGCGGCTGGAAGGATTTGTTCACGTTGGCGATGGTCGATGACGTTGTGTGACCTATCTCGCCAACTATCAGGCGCTCCGCTTAACGTTGCTGGTACCAGGCGGAGCGACAGCGATTTGTCGTCTTGACAAATTAGAAAACATGTTCTATGCTGTCTACAACGATCAAGCCGCATTCCCGTGGAAAAGGCAATCGCTGTCACGTCCATCCTCATTGCCGAATGACCTGCTGTGAAGGAGTGAATATCTATGTACATGCCATTGTTCATCCCAACGGGCGCAGGCTGGTCGATACCGGCATAACAGAACTTCACCCGGCAGCGGTTATGCCTCTCCAAACTTATCCGTTGAACGAGCAGGGTTTTGATTTCGCCAGCGTTTACATCGTTGTCAACACTCATCTGCCCTTCGACCATTGTGGCGGCAATCATCTCTTTGCCGGCAAGCCGACAATGTCCAGCATCGAGAGCGTGATGACACTCGCAACAAGGATGCCTGCACCCTTTGCAAGTGGCTTGATACGCCCGCCATCTAATACGTATTGGGCGACGGCGAGTGCGCACTGCTTCCCGGGCTGTGGCTTGTCCCAGTGCAAGACCGCACAGATGGCATGCAGACGGTGATTATGCTGGTGAATATTCGATCATTGTCGACGGCGACGTAGCAGTTCGGTTCGGCGAACTCGATGATCTGTATACGGCAGGCCAACTGCGGATGCCCGTACCTAATCCGGCTTTGGTCTGGTTCACACACATTCATCAGAACATCAATGACGCGGGAGCAACGATGAAAACACTCATCACAGAATTTATGAGTCTCGACGGCGTGGTACAGGCTCCAGGGGCAGCCAATGAAGACACCGACGGGGGCTTTCGTTACGGTGGATGGTCGGTACAGTATTTCGACCCGGTAGTAATGGGGGGTATCTTCGACGAACTGGCCAGTCAGAGCGATGCACTCTTGCAAGGTCGTCGTACTTACCAGAATTCAGCCGCCGCCTGGCCTGGACGTTCCGGAGACCCTTTTGCTGGCTGGATCAACCGTGTGCAGAAATATGTGGTTTCCAATACGCTCACCGATCAAGACATCACATGGCATCCGACCACGATTATTCGGGGCGATGATCTCGTGAAGACGGTGGCCGATCTCCGTGCGCAGCCGGGTGGCTATATCTACGTTTATGGCAGCGCAATGATGGTTCAGACGTTGCTGGCCGCCGACCTTGTCGATGAGTTGTTGCTTACAATAGAACCGATTGTCCTCGGTGGGGGGAAGACAATTTTCCCCAGGGGCGGAGCGCTGATTCCATTTGAATTGGTATCAAGTGCCAGAGCCAGCACCGGCGCGTTAGTGTGTCGATATGTGCGTGCGCGGTAGGTGTTCTCATAGTTGTTTGCCAGCAACTGGTTGCCGCGGACGGCGCGATAGCGCTGCTGAATCGGAACGTTAGGCGGCTCACGTGCATCTCAGCAGACGAATATTTGTCGTTACAGCCGTCGTTGGTTGCGTGGCACTCACTGCTGCATCAATGGTTTCAACCACTGGAGAAAAAGCATGTATGGGTTAATCGGCAAGATGCGGGCCACACCAGGACAGCGTGACGCATTGATCGCCATTCTCGTTGAAGGTGCTTCGAGCATGCCGGGCTGCCTGAGTTATGTTGTCGCTCAAGACCCCAAAGATCCTGACGCAATCTGGATCACAGAGGTTTGGGACAGCCCAGAGAGCCACAAGGCGTCACTCTCACTGCCGTCTGTCCAAGATGCCATTGCCTGTGGCAGACCACTGATTGCAGCATTGGACGAGCACCATGAGACTGTTCCAGTTGGCGGTCATGGCATCGGAGCCGCCGCCTAACAATTCATTCAAGCCGACGCCGCTTCGTGGTGCGGCTTAATTCAGGCGTTAGGCCACACAAGGACACCCTCATGACTGACTTCAAGCCGGACAGCTACACAACCGTCTCGCCGTATCTGATCGTGTCAGATGCGGCAGCAACAATTCGGTTCCTTGAGCGCGTCTTCAATGGTGAGCTACTGAGGAGCTTCCCAGATGACCAAGGCCGACTAATGCATGCGGAGGTACGGATAGACGATACGGTAGTCATGCTGGCTGACTCTGCACCAGGCTGGCCACCCGTTCCGGCCCATGTGCATATCTATGTCAAGGACGTGGATGCCACTTACAGACAGGCGTTGGATGAAGGTGCAGTTTCCATCCAGGAGCCCGTGCAGAAAGGCGATGAGGACAAGCGTGGCGGGGTCAAAGACGCCGGGGGTACCACTTGGTGGATCGCAACGCGCGTGGGGTAACAGGATGTTGGGTGCGAGTGCGGCCTAATTCAGGCGTTGGGCGTTTCACACAAGTTTGCATATTGGTCTTATGCCTTAATCACCAAAACACATCTTTTAACAAGTAGAAAAGGAGAATTCACATGAGAAAAATCGTTGTATCAATGTTCATGACGTTGGACGGTGTTATGGAAGCCCCAAATCAATGGTCTTTCCAGTTTGGGAGTGCAGAACAGCAGAAGTACAAATATGACGAACTCTTTGCTTGCGACGCTCTTCTTTTGGGACGAATAACCTATGAAGGGTTTGCAGCCGCCTGGCCAAACATGTCTGGCACAGGCGATTATGGCGTAAGAATGAACAGCATTCCCAAGTATGTTGTTTCTACAACCCTTCAAGAAGCCACGTGGAATAATTCAATAATCATCAGAAGCAATGTTTATGACGAACTATCAACATTGATAGGAGTTACGCAGTTCCTTCCCGATGAAGTATACGTGAGGCGATAAACCGTGTTCACACTTGTTGCACTTGTCGCTCCGTCTCCCGTGTTTCTGGCTGATGATGGAGGTGTACGCTGATGAACCCACCGACATGTGACGAACTGGATTATATCCACGTTCTGGTCGCAGCGCAGCACGTGTTCAGCAATACAGAAGCAGCACGCTGCCATCCGGGAGCGCCCACGAACCGTCCGGCGCATGATGCCTACACGCGTCTGCTGCACCGGTGTCGTGCGGATGGCACTGCCGTGTGGGACGAGGTACGCCCCTGGGTGTCGTTGACCACGGGCTGCTTGATGATCGACGACACGACGCTGGACAAGCCATATAGTCGGGCGATGGAGCTGGTTACCCGCCATTGGTCGGGGAAACATCAGCGGGTGGTGGTAGGTATCAATCTGATCAGGATGCTGTGGACTGATGGGAATGCCCACCTGCCCTGTGACTTCCGTATCGACGACAACGCCCACGATGGGTTGACCAAGAACGACCACGTCCGGGCGATGGTGCAGGCGGCGGCCGCACGCGGGTTTCAGCCTCGCCTGCTTGCCTTCGCCAGCTGGTATGCGAGCCTGGAGAACCTGACGCTGGTGCGCTCGCTGCCCTGGCAGTGGCTGACCCACCTGAACGCCAATCGCCTGGGTGATCCTGATGGGTCGGGCAACCGACCGATCCGGGACGTCCCGATTCCGGCTGCGGGCACCATCGTGCATCTGAAGGGCTATGGCTTCATCAAGGTGGTCGCGATAGCCACCCCAGCCGGTGGCAGTGACGACTGGGCCACGAGCGACCTGGCGATGCGTGCCGACCAGTGGGTGGAGGACGCCCGGTACCGGTGGCGGATCGAAGCGTACCATCGCGGGATCACGCAGTACTGTGGCATTGAACGCGCCCAGCACCGCGCCGCTCGTGCCCAGCGGAATCACATCGGTCTGGCGCTGCGGGCCTTCCTCCGCCTGGCATGGCACCGGTTGCGGACAGGCACGTCGTGGTTTGAGGCCACAGCCGCCATCGTCCGTGAGGCGATACGAGCCTACCTGGCTCATCCACGCTCTACCCAGCTCTCAACTGCGTAACTCCTGATTGAAACAGCAGACAGGTCAAGATATTTTGATTTTTGGAAGTGGCACTCTTGTCAATTCGCTAATGCAATATGATCTTATTGATGAATATAGACTCATGGTTTTTCCCATTGTAGTAGGAAGCGGAAAGCGGCTATTCCAAGATGTGAATGAGAAAAAATCTCTAAAACTAATTGAGACAAAGACATTCAGTTCAGGCGTTGTTGCTCTTTCCTACCAGCCTGACAAGAACGAAACCAAATAGAAACATCTCTCAAACATCTCTCCTAGAACTCATTTCAAAATTCGGTCAACGCACCACAACATGATAGCGACGAGACAAAACGCACGAGAGCTATGCAGATGACGATCATAGCGCACCACCAACCGACGATACGTGTCCATCCACGCGAAGCACCGCTCGACCGTCCAGCGGTGCTGATAGCTTGCGCCGGTACGCAGCGGACGCCCGCGCTTGGGCCGCTGACGATTGCGCCGCTCACGAGATGGCATGGTGGGTGTGATCCCACGCCGACGCACGTCGCTGCGCAACGCTGCACGGTCATCGGCGTTATCCGCCACCACTTCGTTTGGTCGCGTGCTGGGCCGGCCGCGTCGGCGTGGCACCCGAATGGTCCGCAACGTCGCTTCAGCCAGGGTGCGTTCGTGCGGGTGTGCGCTCGCCACGTGCAGGCCGATGGGCACACCAGTGCCATCTACCACGACCATCACCTTGGAGCCTTTGCCGACCTTCGTTGTGCCTCCGCCAGTGCCCCTTTTTTCGCTGGAACGAAGCTGCCGTCCAGAAACGCACGTGCCCATTCCAGCTTGCTGTCGGCGTCGAGGCGGCTCAGGAGCGTGCGCCAGATGCGCTCCCACGTCCCGTCCTGCGACCACGCGTGCCATCGTCGCCAGCAGGTGCTGGGGGAGCCGTACTCCTTTGGGAGATCTGCCCACGCACAGCCTGTGTGGAGCACATACAGAATACCATTCAGTGTCCGGCGGTCGTCGTTGCGTGGACGACCCCGCGCACGTGGTTTCTTGGGGATGAGCGGTTCGATCACCGCCCATTGGTCGTCGGTGAGATCATGTCTGCTCATACCACTATTGTAGCATAAGAAGACATTTTTGAAATAGGTTCTAGTAACAAGTTGGAGGAATCAACGGTATGACCCAACAGAAGGCAGAGTTGAAGGTAGTTTGCAAAGAAGATTGCGGCAATGCGCCGAGGAAGGCGCAGCTGCGCGATTTTTACATCGCTTTGGCCCGCACAAACATCAAGGAGGTTTTGAATTATCTGACCGATGACATTGTTTGGCACCTGGCTGGCGAGACAACGATTAAGGGAAAGCAAGCTGTTGCGGAGTTCTTGAAGGAGATGAAAGATTCGCCAGTTTCCGAGCTAAAAATAGACTATATCGTCACCCACGGGACCGATTGTGCCGCAACGGGCCAGGCCACTTTTGCTGACGGCAGGGTGGTCGATTTTGGGGATTTTTATATTTTTGCGGGCCAGGCCAAGCACAAAAAGATCAAATTGATTAAATCTTTCATTGTGGAGACTAAACCCGATAGTGATTAGAGTTGCTCTTAACTGGTGTTTCCTCCTAGCGTTGCAAAAGATTGCTGAAATTGTGAATGGAAATTTTTAGCAGTATCGCACGTCGAACAATTCGCTCAACGCGACCTCGCTTCGCTCGGCGCGTTAGCTCAATCGTTATGCGCAAAAATTCAATCTCGGAGGATGAGTATGGAATTTGAAGGAAAGGTCGCACTCGTAACGGGTGCGGGTACCGGAATCGGAGAGGCAATCGCAGAGCGTCTACTTGCTGGCGGGGCCTTGGTTGTGCTGGTTAGTCGTCGCCTTGAGCCGTTGGAATTAGTTTGCAGGAGAATTGATCCGAAGGGAGCAAGAACTTTGGCTCTTGAGGCAGACGTGCGCAATCCAATGGCGATGGAAGCCGCAGTTAAGCGCACCATTGAGCGATTTGGGAAGCTTGATATGGCTGTGAATAACGCTGGTGTAACTGGTCCGGCTGGCGTGCCGGTCCAAGACGTAGAAGCAGAAATATGGCGTGAGGTCATTGATACTGATCTCACCGGTATTTTCTACTCCATGAAATA
This genomic window from Chloroflexus aurantiacus J-10-fl contains:
- a CDS encoding response regulator transcription factor, producing MKSTETDRELHILVIEDEPTIAESLRVGLTYEGMRVTVTTEGRSGLQVSEEQEVDLVILDLMLPDIDGMVVCRRLRARSSTLPIIMLTARGEVQERVQGLQLGADDYIVKPFSFDELLARVYAVLRRAGVSRPSTVLRIAGLTLDTETREVTLNGRQLELTPTEFALLELFMRHPRRVFTRETLLSRVWGFTYVGDSNIVEVHMSNLREKIGDHERKLIRTIYGVGYCLRPEDETAVA
- a CDS encoding IS701 family transposase, yielding MNPPTCDELDYIHVLVAAQHVFSNTEAARCHPGAPTNRPAHDAYTRLLHRCRADGTAVWDEVRPWVSLTTGCLMIDDTTLDKPYSRAMELVTRHWSGKHQRVVVGINLIRMLWTDGNAHLPCDFRIDDNAHDGLTKNDHVRAMVQAAAARGFQPRLLAFASWYASLENLTLVRSLPWQWLTHLNANRLGDPDGSGNRPIRDVPIPAAGTIVHLKGYGFIKVVAIATPAGGSDDWATSDLAMRADQWVEDARYRWRIEAYHRGITQYCGIERAQHRAARAQRNHIGLALRAFLRLAWHRLRTGTSWFEATAAIVREAIRAYLAHPRSTQLSTA
- a CDS encoding VOC family protein, with the translated sequence MTDFKPDSYTTVSPYLIVSDAAATIRFLERVFNGELLRSFPDDQGRLMHAEVRIDDTVVMLADSAPGWPPVPAHVHIYVKDVDATYRQALDEGAVSIQEPVQKGDEDKRGGVKDAGGTTWWIATRVG
- a CDS encoding putative quinol monooxygenase, encoding MYGLIGKMRATPGQRDALIAILVEGASSMPGCLSYVVAQDPKDPDAIWITEVWDSPESHKASLSLPSVQDAIACGRPLIAALDEHHETVPVGGHGIGAAA
- a CDS encoding ABC transporter ATP-binding protein — encoded protein: MSRPFGGRPRPFPVRSRPQTWRQWVQETRKALRNVPAAFRLVWQADRTHTIAMACITLLAAGLPLAQAYMAKQIVDTVVAAVQQGLTALSGLEQTLPWLLGEFGLITLGAVLMQMRTLSEHILNARLSNMVNVMIMQKALLLDLHYFEDAQYYDKLQNARRETNWRAMAMVNTAFSAIQQILTLGSFAASLLWFSPLIALILFGATIPAFLAQTHFSQLRFRLLTWRAPEFRRMQYLEHLLTVDTAAKEVKLFALGLPLLQRHQEQYQRFFTEDAALARRRSLISMVWGVVASAGYYVAYGWIIWQTVAGAITIGGMTFYLTLFRQSQSVVQTLFGNLAQLYEGGLFLGNLFDFLALEPQMRSGRNLPVPPIIRHGIEFRNVSFRYPDREDWALRSINLHIAPGEKIALVGANGAGKTTLIKLLTRLYDPTEGQILLDGVDLRDYDLEQLRQRIGVIFQDFVRYQATARENIGFGQIDDLANEPRIRSAAERGGADEVLRHLPDGYETMLGRWFENGAELSGGQWQKIALGRAFMRDSEILVLDEPTAALDAEREYEIFQRFRDLTAGRIAVLISHRFSTVRMADRIVVLEHGQITEMGTHQELLARDGTYARLFHMQAEGYR
- a CDS encoding DUF4126 domain-containing protein, producing the protein METIIALASSLGLATATGLNAYLPLLTVSVLSRLGLIQLGEPFDLLSHPITMIVLVILAIVDFIGDKVPAVDSVLHIIGLVISPIAGAIVALAASSDIVAIHPAVVAGAAIIAAAGTQSARTSIRPAVTAATGGTANSFVSFLEDALSFVLSLLSIFLPVLAFVIALILAFVAFRFIRGAVRVWREANPRRNGVSRVR
- a CDS encoding IS5 family transposase, producing MGTCVSGRQLRSSEKRGTGGGTTKVGKGSKVMVVVDGTGVPIGLHVASAHPHERTLAEATLRTIRVPRRRGRPSTRPNEVVADNADDRAALRSDVRRRGITPTMPSRERRNRQRPKRGRPLRTGASYQHRWTVERCFAWMDTYRRLVVRYDRHLHSSRAFCLVAIMLWCVDRILK
- a CDS encoding SDR family NAD(P)-dependent oxidoreductase, producing MEFEGKVALVTGAGTGIGEAIAERLLAGGALVVLVSRRLEPLELVCRRIDPKGARTLALEADVRNPMAMEAAVKRTIERFGKLDMAVNNAGVTGPAGVPVQDVEAEIWREVIDTDLTGIFYSMKYEIPAMLANGSGAIVNMSSANGLVGLAGMAAYTAAKHGVIGLTRSAALELAESNIRVCAVAPGYVATPRIMDSGKEVTDWMASLHPMKRLATREEVADFVAYLLSERAAFMTGSVHSIDGGYTAQ
- a CDS encoding nuclear transport factor 2 family protein translates to MTQQKAELKVVCKEDCGNAPRKAQLRDFYIALARTNIKEVLNYLTDDIVWHLAGETTIKGKQAVAEFLKEMKDSPVSELKIDYIVTHGTDCAATGQATFADGRVVDFGDFYIFAGQAKHKKIKLIKSFIVETKPDSD
- a CDS encoding IS5 family transposase — translated: MSRHDLTDDQWAVIEPLIPKKPRARGRPRNDDRRTLNGILYVLHTGCAWADLPKEYGSPSTCWRRWHAWSQDGTWERIWRTLLSRLDADSKLEWARAFLDGSFVPAKKGALAEAQRRSAKAPR
- a CDS encoding MBL fold metallo-hydrolase translates to MTCCEGVNIYVHAIVHPNGRRLVDTGITELHPAAVMPLQTYPLNEQGFDFASVYIVVNTHLPFDHCGGNHLFAGKPTMSSIESVMTLATRMPAPFASGLIRPPSNTYWATASAHCFPGCGLSQCKTAQMACRR
- a CDS encoding dihydrofolate reductase family protein; this encodes MRKIVVSMFMTLDGVMEAPNQWSFQFGSAEQQKYKYDELFACDALLLGRITYEGFAAAWPNMSGTGDYGVRMNSIPKYVVSTTLQEATWNNSIIIRSNVYDELSTLIGVTQFLPDEVYVRR
- a CDS encoding dihydrofolate reductase family protein, which gives rise to MKTLITEFMSLDGVVQAPGAANEDTDGGFRYGGWSVQYFDPVVMGGIFDELASQSDALLQGRRTYQNSAAAWPGRSGDPFAGWINRVQKYVVSNTLTDQDITWHPTTIIRGDDLVKTVADLRAQPGGYIYVYGSAMMVQTLLAADLVDELLLTIEPIVLGGGKTIFPRGGALIPFELVSSARASTGALVCRYVRAR